One Neodiprion pinetum isolate iyNeoPine1 chromosome 1, iyNeoPine1.2, whole genome shotgun sequence genomic window carries:
- the kel gene encoding ring canal kelch homolog isoform X1: MEPSSNSGSGDGNDTKGSCLLLRYASQNSLDESSQKHIPRENGKDKPPYRNHHHTNRAFDVMNTMRKQNLLCDVTLVADGGVEVPAHKMVLAACSPYFYAMFTSFEERERERITLQGVDHAALDLLVDYVYSAEVHVTEDNVQVLLPAANLLQLNDVRDACCDFLQAQLHPSNCLGIRAFADLHGCMELLAHADSYIEQHFSEVVEGEEFLTLTPQQVAKLICSDRLTVPSEEKVFECVISWVHNDLERRQDHLAQLMEHVRLPLLSQEYLVQRVEQEPLLKANLQCKDFLIEALKYHLLKGEQKTLFKTARTKPRQPVGLPKVLLVVGGQAPKAIRSVECYDFKEERWYQVSELPTRRCRAGLSVLGGRVYAVGGFNGSLRVRTVDVYDAAADQWSACPGMEARRSTLGVAVLGNCIYAVGGFDGSTGLNSAEVYDPRTHEWRIIAPMSTRRSSVGVGVVKGLLYAVGGYDGASRQCLSSVECYNPETDQWKAVPEMSSRRSGAGVGVLDGILYAVGGHDGPLVRKSVEAFNPETNQWTSVSDMALCRRNAGVVALNGMLYVVGGDDGTSNLSSVEVYAPRTDTWLTLPACMGIGRSYAGVAIIDKPLMGTLTM, encoded by the exons ATGGAGCCGTCATCGAACAGCGGAAGCGGCGATGGAAATGACACCAAGGGCAG CTGTTTGCTACTGCGCTACGCAAGCCAGAATTCGCTCGACGAGAGCTCGCAGAAACACATTCCGAGGGAAAATGGAAAGGACAAACCACCCTATCGAAACCACCATCACACTAATCGGGCATTCGACGTGATGAATACCATGAGAAA GCAAAACCTGCTTTGCGACGTGACCTTGGTGGCGGATGGCGGGGTGGAAGTTCCTGCCCACAAAATGGTGTTGGCCGCGTGCAGCCCGTACTTTTATGCGATGTTTACGAGCTTCGAGGAGCGGGAACGAGAGAGGATCACTCTGCAGGGTGTTGACCACGCTGCCCTCGACCTCCTCGTCGACTACGTCTACTCCGCGGAGGTTCACGTCACCGAGGACAACGTGCAGGTGCTTCTGCCGGCGGCGAATCTCCTCCAGCTAAACGACGTCCGTGACGCGTGCTGCGACTTTCTTCAGGCCCAACTCCATCCGTCCAACTGCCTTGGCATCCGAGCCTTCGCCGATCTCCACGGGTGTATGGAGCTCCTCGCGCACGCCGACAGCTACATAGAACAACATTTCTC AGAGGTAGTCGAAGGAGAGGAGTTCCTCACCCTGACCCCGCAACAAGTCGCCAAGCTGATATGCAGCGATCGTTTGACTGTTCCGTCCGAGGAGAAGGTGTTTGAGTGCGTTATATCATGGGTCCACAACGATCTGGAGCGAAGGCAAGACCACCTTGCTCAGCTGATGGAGCACGTCAGGCTGCCTCTCCTTTCTCAGGAGTACCTAGTCCAGAGAGTCGAACAGGAACCACTGCTAAAAGCTAACTTGCAGT GCAAGGACTTTCTCATCGAAGCTTTGAAGTACCATCTCCTCAAAGGGGAGCAGAAAACCTTGTTCAAAACCGCAAGGACCAAACCACGGCAGCCGGTCGGTTTACCCAAGGTTCTATTAGTTGTCGGGGGACAAGCACCCAAGGCCATCAGAAGCGTTGAGTGCTACGATTTTAAGGAGGAACGATGGTACCAAGTTTCCGAGCTTCCTACGCGACGCTGTAGAGCTG GACTTTCCGTTCTCGGTGGTCGAGTTTATGCTGTTGGGGGCTTTAACGGTTCTCTTAGAGTTCGAACAGTAGATGTTTACGATGCGGCGGCTGACCAATGGTCAGCCTGTCCAGGCATGGAGGCTCGAAGATCAACCCTGGGCGTCGCAGTCCTCGGTAACTGCATCTACGCGGTCGGTGGTTTCGACGGTTCAACCGGGTTGAACTCGGCCGAAGTCTACGACCCTCGGACCCACGAGTGGAGGATAATTGCACCGATGTCAACGAGGCGGAGCAgcgtcggcgtcggcgtcgttAAGGGCCTTTTGTACGCG GTTGGTGGTTATGACGGTGCCTCTCGGCAGTGCCTCTCGAGCGTCGAATGTTACAATCCGGAAACCGATCAGTGGAAAGCGGTACCAGAAATGTCCTCACGTCGAAGTGGTGCCGGGGTTGGAGTCCTCGACGGTATTCTGTACGCCGTTGGAGGTCATGATGGGCCTCTGGTAAGGAAAAGTGTCGAAGCCTTCAACCCCGAGACTAATCAATGGACCTCCGTCAGCGACATGGCTCTCTGTAGAAGAAACGCCG GCGTTGTCGCGTTGAACGGGATGTTGTACGTCGTTGGCGGCGATGACGGAACGTCGAATCTCTCCTCGGTCGAGGTGTACGCTCCGCGTACGGACACGTGGTTAACCCTGCCAGCATGCATGGGAATCGGTCGCAGTTACGCCGGTGTGGCTATAATCGACAAGCCGTTGATGGGAACCCTGACGATGTGA
- the kel gene encoding ring canal kelch homolog isoform X2 translates to MNTMRKQNLLCDVTLVADGGVEVPAHKMVLAACSPYFYAMFTSFEERERERITLQGVDHAALDLLVDYVYSAEVHVTEDNVQVLLPAANLLQLNDVRDACCDFLQAQLHPSNCLGIRAFADLHGCMELLAHADSYIEQHFSEVVEGEEFLTLTPQQVAKLICSDRLTVPSEEKVFECVISWVHNDLERRQDHLAQLMEHVRLPLLSQEYLVQRVEQEPLLKANLQCKDFLIEALKYHLLKGEQKTLFKTARTKPRQPVGLPKVLLVVGGQAPKAIRSVECYDFKEERWYQVSELPTRRCRAGLSVLGGRVYAVGGFNGSLRVRTVDVYDAAADQWSACPGMEARRSTLGVAVLGNCIYAVGGFDGSTGLNSAEVYDPRTHEWRIIAPMSTRRSSVGVGVVKGLLYAVGGYDGASRQCLSSVECYNPETDQWKAVPEMSSRRSGAGVGVLDGILYAVGGHDGPLVRKSVEAFNPETNQWTSVSDMALCRRNAGVVALNGMLYVVGGDDGTSNLSSVEVYAPRTDTWLTLPACMGIGRSYAGVAIIDKPLMGTLTM, encoded by the exons ATGAATACCATGAGAAA GCAAAACCTGCTTTGCGACGTGACCTTGGTGGCGGATGGCGGGGTGGAAGTTCCTGCCCACAAAATGGTGTTGGCCGCGTGCAGCCCGTACTTTTATGCGATGTTTACGAGCTTCGAGGAGCGGGAACGAGAGAGGATCACTCTGCAGGGTGTTGACCACGCTGCCCTCGACCTCCTCGTCGACTACGTCTACTCCGCGGAGGTTCACGTCACCGAGGACAACGTGCAGGTGCTTCTGCCGGCGGCGAATCTCCTCCAGCTAAACGACGTCCGTGACGCGTGCTGCGACTTTCTTCAGGCCCAACTCCATCCGTCCAACTGCCTTGGCATCCGAGCCTTCGCCGATCTCCACGGGTGTATGGAGCTCCTCGCGCACGCCGACAGCTACATAGAACAACATTTCTC AGAGGTAGTCGAAGGAGAGGAGTTCCTCACCCTGACCCCGCAACAAGTCGCCAAGCTGATATGCAGCGATCGTTTGACTGTTCCGTCCGAGGAGAAGGTGTTTGAGTGCGTTATATCATGGGTCCACAACGATCTGGAGCGAAGGCAAGACCACCTTGCTCAGCTGATGGAGCACGTCAGGCTGCCTCTCCTTTCTCAGGAGTACCTAGTCCAGAGAGTCGAACAGGAACCACTGCTAAAAGCTAACTTGCAGT GCAAGGACTTTCTCATCGAAGCTTTGAAGTACCATCTCCTCAAAGGGGAGCAGAAAACCTTGTTCAAAACCGCAAGGACCAAACCACGGCAGCCGGTCGGTTTACCCAAGGTTCTATTAGTTGTCGGGGGACAAGCACCCAAGGCCATCAGAAGCGTTGAGTGCTACGATTTTAAGGAGGAACGATGGTACCAAGTTTCCGAGCTTCCTACGCGACGCTGTAGAGCTG GACTTTCCGTTCTCGGTGGTCGAGTTTATGCTGTTGGGGGCTTTAACGGTTCTCTTAGAGTTCGAACAGTAGATGTTTACGATGCGGCGGCTGACCAATGGTCAGCCTGTCCAGGCATGGAGGCTCGAAGATCAACCCTGGGCGTCGCAGTCCTCGGTAACTGCATCTACGCGGTCGGTGGTTTCGACGGTTCAACCGGGTTGAACTCGGCCGAAGTCTACGACCCTCGGACCCACGAGTGGAGGATAATTGCACCGATGTCAACGAGGCGGAGCAgcgtcggcgtcggcgtcgttAAGGGCCTTTTGTACGCG GTTGGTGGTTATGACGGTGCCTCTCGGCAGTGCCTCTCGAGCGTCGAATGTTACAATCCGGAAACCGATCAGTGGAAAGCGGTACCAGAAATGTCCTCACGTCGAAGTGGTGCCGGGGTTGGAGTCCTCGACGGTATTCTGTACGCCGTTGGAGGTCATGATGGGCCTCTGGTAAGGAAAAGTGTCGAAGCCTTCAACCCCGAGACTAATCAATGGACCTCCGTCAGCGACATGGCTCTCTGTAGAAGAAACGCCG GCGTTGTCGCGTTGAACGGGATGTTGTACGTCGTTGGCGGCGATGACGGAACGTCGAATCTCTCCTCGGTCGAGGTGTACGCTCCGCGTACGGACACGTGGTTAACCCTGCCAGCATGCATGGGAATCGGTCGCAGTTACGCCGGTGTGGCTATAATCGACAAGCCGTTGATGGGAACCCTGACGATGTGA
- the LOC138191370 gene encoding uncharacterized protein gives MPAAGHPFDVDNDVESTTDHLRESGPSGTPSNHSEQHAPPLYHQLSHDCEGPRCLCQRYENGELAAAVLNQNRNPNELRDYENHQNLGRGHRRPTQSHPNLNPNYQNPIDFIANDNHATGRRGGSGHDRDRRHYEPEENIYERLDEVQGCREGDHTYERIDDRAWHRRARYRTSGPQNVAGPSDVYVDSRRITGPSCLSRLGRNCFSTENIASASNRRYVYQLGQNCTCQFCRHLDARAVCQYCNNFHDKLRYQDPGTLPNLAGSRHYIYQLSRSCRCALCRDDSLYTRFPINSRLSDSFRRDCHCRNPGTCSCRNRFLSYSNPAIYIGRINHAVNNPLYATPVGILDPNPSTSSGAQGLGEPSTSTGRTSGNYASSNPSSSGVPACSGNRSSDRQHVCDDSCIRNPNVGGVYQILGKCERADCHHGRVSIHWVFVNKWVPSWSAQDSVPEADANPEPASRDDEPRNQPEGDADES, from the coding sequence ATGCCGGCCGCTGGACACCCGTTCGACGTAGATAACGACGTGGAATCGACCACCGATCATCTACGGGAATCGGGTCCCAGCGGCACTCCGTCGAACCACTCGGAGCAGCACGCACCTCCGCTCTACCACCAGCTTAGCCACGACTGCGAGGGGCCACGTTGCCTGTGCCAGAGATACGAGAACGGGGAACTTGCCGCGGCTGTTCTGAACCAGAACCGGAACCCGAACGAGCTTAGGGACTACGAAAATCATCAGAACCTCGGGCGCGGTCATCGGCGCCCAACCCAGAGCCACCCGAACCTGAATCCGAACTATCAAAACCCGATCGATTTCATCGCGAACGACAACCACGCGACCGGAAGAAGGGGCGGAAGTGGACACGACCGCGACCGCCGGCACTACGAGCCTGAAGAAAACATTTACGAACGTCTCGACGAGGTGCAGGGCTGCAGGGAAGGTGATCATACCTACGAGCGCATAGACGATAGAGCGTGGCATCGCAGGGCTCGGTATCGGACTTCCGGTCCCCAAAACGTAGCTGGACCCAGCGACGTCTACGTCGACTCTAGGCGCATAACGGGGCCCTCGTGTCTGAGCAGGCTGGGGAGGAACTGTTTCTCGACCGAGAACATTGCCTCTGCGTCGAACCGACGCTACGTATATCAGCTCGGTCAGAACTGCACGTGCCAATTTTGCAGGCATCTCGACGCCCGCGCTGTCTGCCAATACTGCAACAACTTCCACGACAAACTCCGGTACCAGGATCCGGGGACTCTTCCCAACCTCGCAGGATCAAGACACTACATATATCAGCTATCGAGGAGTTGCAGGTGCGCCTTGTGCCGAGATGATTCGCTTTATACTCGCTTCCCCATCAACTCAAGACTCTCCGATTCGTTCAGGCGGGACTGCCACTGCCGAAATCCGGGAACCTGCTCGTGCAGGAACAGATTTTTGTCGTACTCAAATCCCGCGATCTACATCGGCAGGATTAACCATGCGGTAAACAATCCACTCTACGCGACCCCCGTCGGCATTTTGGACCCGAACCCGTCAACGTCGAGCGGTGCGCAAGGACTCGGCGAGCCCTCGACCAGCACCGGTCGGACCTCGGGTAATTACGCGTCGAGCAATCCTTCGAGCTCCGGGGTTCCCGCTTGTTCGGGAAATCGATCAAGCGATCGTCAGCACGTCTGCGATGACTCCTGCATACGGAATCCCAACGTCGGCGGTGTCTATCAGATCCTGGGCAAGTGTGAGAGAGCCGATTGTCATCACGGCAGGGTTTCCATACACTGGGTGTTCGTGAATAAATGGGTTCCCTCGTGGAGTGCCCAGGATTCTGTACCCGAGGCCGACGCTAATCCCGAACCTGCGTCCAGAGATGACGAACCTCGAAATCAGCCGGAAGGTGACGCGGACGAATCCTAA